A stretch of Synechococcus sp. MIT S9220 DNA encodes these proteins:
- the sufC gene encoding Fe-S cluster assembly ATPase SufC, translated as MIRPDAELLLDINDLHASVEDQPILKGVNLQIRAGEIHAIMGRNGSGKSTLSKVLAGHPAYQVTGGSVRYRGEDLFALEAEERARLGVFLSFQYPVEIPGVSNLEFLRVSTNARREKRGQEELDTFDFEDHVREKLKVVQMDPAFLERSVNQGFSGGEKKRNEILQMALLEPVVAILDETDSGLDIDALRIVAGGVNQLSSEQNATILITHYQRLLDEITPDYVHVMAAGRILRTGGRDLAIELEKTGYDWVDKQLAAEGVA; from the coding sequence GTGATTCGCCCCGACGCTGAGCTTCTTCTCGACATCAATGATCTGCATGCATCTGTAGAGGATCAACCCATCCTCAAAGGCGTGAATCTGCAGATCAGAGCCGGTGAAATTCACGCGATCATGGGCCGAAACGGCAGCGGTAAAAGCACCCTCTCCAAAGTTCTGGCCGGCCATCCCGCTTATCAGGTCACCGGCGGCAGTGTTCGTTACCGCGGAGAAGACCTGTTCGCACTGGAGGCAGAAGAACGTGCTCGGCTTGGTGTGTTCCTGAGCTTTCAATACCCAGTTGAGATCCCCGGCGTCAGCAATCTGGAATTTCTGCGCGTGTCCACCAACGCCAGGCGCGAAAAGCGGGGTCAGGAAGAACTCGACACCTTCGACTTTGAAGACCACGTGCGCGAGAAGCTCAAGGTGGTGCAGATGGATCCTGCATTCCTCGAGCGCAGCGTCAACCAGGGCTTCTCCGGTGGTGAGAAGAAGCGCAATGAAATCCTGCAGATGGCACTGCTGGAACCGGTGGTAGCGATCCTGGATGAAACCGATTCCGGTCTGGATATCGACGCTCTGCGCATCGTGGCTGGTGGTGTGAATCAGCTCTCCAGTGAGCAGAACGCCACGATCCTGATCACGCATTACCAGCGATTGCTCGATGAAATCACCCCCGATTACGTGCATGTGATGGCCGCTGGCCGCATCCTGCGCACCGGCGGCCGTGATCTGGCTATCGAGCTGGAGAAAACTGGTTACGACTGGGTTGATAAGCAGCTCGCCGCCGAGGGAGTGGCCTGA
- a CDS encoding phycobiliprotein lyase, which yields MTLDIPDAPTFFRLSCGSWRSQRSVHHLLHRRSEAGGSLIVVEDLELNDERLLAMARQHQQDPGLIIGGSYVRWSASMAWDRDGDAHDGETCFALIGDSETARSGTMLRDQGYAEKAPATSTFEMDDRDGLILCTSYEMMTVWERFSFSGPDVRIRSSTVEGLSNNASFCVETRLKNDSSTTGSQGMTALVSPFGW from the coding sequence ATGACCCTGGACATCCCCGACGCGCCGACATTCTTTCGACTGAGCTGCGGAAGCTGGCGTTCTCAACGGAGCGTGCATCACCTTTTGCACCGCCGCAGCGAAGCAGGCGGCTCGCTCATCGTGGTCGAAGACCTGGAACTGAATGATGAACGTTTGCTGGCCATGGCACGCCAGCACCAGCAGGACCCTGGACTGATCATTGGCGGCAGCTACGTGCGCTGGAGCGCCTCGATGGCCTGGGACCGCGATGGCGATGCTCACGACGGTGAAACCTGCTTCGCGTTGATCGGAGACAGTGAGACCGCTCGCTCCGGCACCATGCTCCGGGATCAGGGCTACGCAGAAAAAGCGCCAGCGACGTCGACCTTTGAGATGGACGACCGGGATGGGCTGATTCTCTGCACGAGCTACGAAATGATGACCGTCTGGGAACGCTTTAGTTTCTCCGGCCCGGACGTGCGTATTCGTTCCAGCACCGTTGAGGGACTATCCAACAACGCGTCTTTCTGCGTGGAAACCAGGCTCAAAAACGACAGCTCAACCACCGGCTCGCAAGGGATGACAGCGCTCGTATCACCCTTCGGCTGGTAA
- the sufR gene encoding iron-sulfur cluster biosynthesis transcriptional regulator SufR — protein sequence MGASAQAPTREATLTLLLRQGEISAGALANELGISVQAMRRHLRTLEEEGLVEASSITAGPGRPSNQWRLTQQGHQHFPDGSDTFALNLLESMATSLPPETLATLLERQAHEKAHQYRHQVGEGPLEQRIRRLVSLRSNEGYVSEMVQAENGHGWCINEFHCSVQRIAEEFPAVCDQELQLIRMTFPDCRVERVHWRLESGHSCGFQISPSGTTSNESTPGSQL from the coding sequence ATGGGCGCGTCAGCTCAGGCTCCCACTCGTGAAGCAACGCTCACCTTGCTCCTGCGGCAGGGTGAGATCAGTGCTGGTGCTCTGGCCAACGAACTGGGGATCTCTGTTCAGGCGATGCGCCGTCATCTGCGCACACTGGAAGAAGAAGGGCTGGTCGAAGCGAGCTCGATCACGGCTGGACCGGGTCGGCCTTCCAACCAATGGAGACTCACGCAGCAAGGCCATCAACACTTTCCAGATGGCAGCGACACCTTTGCGCTGAATCTGCTCGAGTCGATGGCGACAAGCCTGCCGCCTGAGACCTTGGCAACCCTGCTCGAACGACAGGCCCACGAGAAAGCCCATCAGTACAGGCACCAAGTCGGCGAAGGACCGCTTGAACAACGCATTCGCAGATTGGTCAGCCTGCGCAGCAATGAAGGGTATGTCAGCGAAATGGTGCAAGCAGAGAACGGGCACGGCTGGTGCATCAATGAATTTCATTGCTCCGTCCAGAGAATCGCTGAAGAATTTCCGGCTGTCTGCGACCAGGAACTTCAACTGATTCGGATGACATTCCCTGACTGTCGGGTGGAAAGAGTGCACTGGAGGCTGGAATCAGGACATTCCTGCGGTTTTCAGATCAGCCCATCAGGCACGACGTCCAACGAATCCACACCCGGATCCCAACTGTGA
- a CDS encoding phycobilisome rod-core linker polypeptide, which yields MAIPLLQYAPTTQNNRVAALSVASEETQRSLQMDISMDADNIETVIESAYRQIFFHAFKSDRDSFLESQLRDGQITVRDFIRGLCLSDTFKRTFYGFNSNYKVVRHLVQKILGRKTHGRSEEISWSIVIATKGVEGIVDALLDSEEYLDAFGYDNVPFQRNRVLPGRELGETPFNITTPRYDEYYRGILGFPKIIYTGKAKSLPARANRSRGGFSEDYLPWVRGMAVAGSASPEGNLEMDYLSKVPYRSIGR from the coding sequence GTGGCCATTCCTCTTCTTCAGTACGCACCAACCACGCAAAACAATCGCGTCGCAGCTCTCAGCGTTGCTTCTGAAGAAACCCAGCGTTCCCTTCAGATGGACATCTCGATGGACGCTGACAACATCGAGACGGTGATCGAGTCGGCTTACCGCCAGATCTTCTTTCACGCGTTCAAGAGCGACCGCGACAGCTTCCTGGAATCACAGCTGCGTGATGGGCAGATCACCGTTCGCGACTTCATCCGCGGGTTGTGTCTCTCGGACACTTTTAAAAGAACGTTTTACGGCTTCAACTCGAACTACAAAGTGGTTCGTCACCTTGTCCAGAAAATTCTGGGACGCAAGACCCACGGTCGCTCCGAGGAGATCTCCTGGTCGATTGTGATTGCGACCAAGGGCGTCGAAGGCATCGTGGATGCTCTTCTCGACAGTGAGGAATATCTCGACGCCTTCGGCTACGACAACGTTCCCTTCCAACGCAATCGCGTACTTCCCGGAAGGGAGTTGGGTGAGACACCCTTCAATATCACCACCCCTCGCTACGACGAGTACTACCGGGGAATTCTCGGTTTCCCCAAGATCATCTACACCGGCAAAGCCAAGAGCCTTCCGGCACGCGCCAACCGCTCCCGTGGTGGTTTCAGCGAAGATTATCTGCCTTGGGTTCGAGGCATGGCCGTCGCAGGCTCAGCCTCTCCCGAAGGCAACCTCGAAATGGATTATCTCTCGAAAGTTCCTTACCGCAGCATCGGCCGCTGA
- a CDS encoding SufD family Fe-S cluster assembly protein gives MVSSVLAPVQQRGREALQRLGLPTRKQEAWRLTDLKRLEVLATLPEVSETSNPLMPEVSDGVTRLVLGGQMDPLDGVSLPEGVTPLTDAELNRHLGQTLDHCGCAEAWPVELNHAHSQHVLALRVCGKVSALELVLATGAGLTATRVLLLLESNAELELLEVFPSGSSSSDGQCAHSHVLEVHLGQDARLNHGVLASGNGDASLMAHLAIEQEPRSHYALTSVCRGWRFGRLEPRVLQLEGQATTGIHGLSLTTADEQFATHSSMRFGGPEGELDQLQKAVAADRSHSIFNGAIQVPRAAQRTDAAQLSRSLLLSRRARVDAKPELEIIADDVKCAHGATISQLQQEELFYLRSRGVDGDEAAALLLRGFCCEVVDRLPGAAKAWMASGAIADPSRPL, from the coding sequence ATGGTGAGCAGTGTGCTGGCACCGGTGCAGCAGCGAGGACGGGAAGCCCTCCAACGGCTGGGACTGCCCACTCGTAAACAGGAAGCCTGGCGACTCACCGATCTCAAACGTCTTGAGGTCTTAGCCACACTTCCCGAGGTCAGCGAGACCTCCAACCCCTTGATGCCTGAGGTGTCAGACGGTGTGACGCGGCTTGTGCTCGGAGGACAGATGGATCCTCTGGACGGTGTTTCGCTTCCGGAGGGCGTGACCCCGCTCACTGATGCTGAGCTGAATCGTCACCTCGGTCAGACCCTGGATCACTGCGGCTGTGCCGAGGCCTGGCCCGTTGAGCTCAATCATGCTCACAGCCAGCACGTTCTCGCTCTGCGGGTTTGCGGCAAGGTCTCCGCTCTGGAACTTGTGCTTGCCACCGGGGCTGGTCTGACTGCCACCCGGGTGTTGTTGCTGCTGGAGTCGAATGCGGAGCTGGAGCTTCTGGAGGTCTTCCCATCAGGATCCTCATCATCTGATGGGCAATGCGCTCATAGCCATGTGCTGGAGGTGCATCTGGGGCAAGACGCGCGGTTGAATCACGGTGTTCTTGCTAGTGGCAACGGTGACGCGTCGCTGATGGCGCACCTTGCTATCGAACAGGAGCCTCGCAGCCACTATGCGTTGACCAGCGTTTGTCGAGGCTGGAGATTCGGGCGCCTCGAACCGCGTGTGCTGCAACTAGAGGGGCAGGCCACCACAGGCATCCATGGCCTCTCGTTGACAACAGCTGACGAACAATTCGCGACGCACAGCAGCATGCGTTTCGGTGGTCCTGAGGGTGAGCTTGATCAGTTGCAGAAAGCTGTTGCGGCTGATCGTTCCCACAGCATTTTCAACGGTGCTATTCAGGTGCCCAGAGCGGCACAGCGGACGGATGCAGCCCAACTCAGTCGCAGTCTGCTGCTGTCGCGGCGTGCGCGTGTTGACGCCAAGCCTGAGCTTGAAATCATTGCCGACGATGTGAAGTGCGCACATGGCGCCACGATCAGCCAGCTGCAGCAGGAGGAACTTTTCTACCTTCGGAGTCGAGGAGTTGACGGCGACGAAGCAGCTGCACTGCTACTCAGAGGTTTCTGTTGCGAAGTGGTCGATCGCCTGCCAGGAGCTGCCAAGGCCTGGATGGCTTCCGGAGCGATCGCTGACCCCTCTCGACCCCTATGA
- the sufB gene encoding Fe-S cluster assembly protein SufB — MTSTSTRDLVSQPYKYGFVTDIETEKISKGLSEEIVRLISSKKEEPEFLLRFRLKAFRHWLTLEEPDWAELGYDPIDYQDIVYYAAPKQQVKKSSLEEVDPKLLETFDKLGIPLSEQKRLSNVAVDAVFDSVSIATTYKEKLAEHGVVFCSFSEAVKDHPELIERYLGSVVPSNDNYFAALNSAVFSDGSFVFIPKGVECPMELSTYFRINSGDTGQFERTLIVAEEGASVSYLEGCTAPMFDTNQLHAAVVELVTLDDASIKYSTVQNWYAGDENGVGGIYNFVTKRGQCRGARSRISWTQVETGSAITWKYPSCLLQGADSVGEFYSVALTNNKQQADTGTKMVHIGARTRSTIVSKGISAGNSSNSYRGLVQIGPAAKGARNYSQCDSMLIGDQAAANTYPYIRSQQPESAVEHEASTCRISEDQLFYLQSRGIGFEEAVSMMVSGFCRDVFNQLPMEFAAEADKLLALKLEGSVG, encoded by the coding sequence ATGACGTCCACTTCCACGCGAGATCTCGTTAGCCAGCCGTACAAGTACGGATTTGTTACTGATATCGAGACTGAAAAGATCTCCAAGGGCCTCAGCGAGGAGATCGTGCGACTCATCTCCAGCAAGAAAGAAGAGCCTGAGTTTCTTCTTCGCTTCCGTCTCAAGGCTTTCCGGCATTGGCTCACACTCGAAGAGCCTGACTGGGCTGAGCTGGGTTACGACCCGATTGATTATCAAGACATCGTTTATTACGCAGCTCCCAAGCAGCAGGTTAAAAAGAGCTCACTCGAAGAAGTTGACCCCAAGCTGCTTGAGACCTTCGACAAACTCGGGATTCCTCTGAGTGAACAGAAACGCCTGAGCAACGTTGCTGTTGACGCCGTTTTTGACAGTGTTTCCATTGCCACCACTTACAAGGAAAAGCTTGCTGAGCATGGAGTTGTGTTCTGTTCCTTTAGTGAAGCTGTTAAAGATCATCCAGAATTGATTGAGCGATATCTCGGCTCTGTTGTGCCAAGTAACGATAATTATTTTGCAGCTCTCAACTCCGCTGTTTTTAGTGATGGCTCCTTTGTATTCATTCCCAAAGGTGTCGAATGTCCGATGGAGCTTTCCACCTATTTCCGGATCAATTCAGGAGATACTGGACAGTTCGAGCGCACCCTGATCGTGGCGGAGGAAGGTGCTTCCGTGAGTTACCTCGAGGGTTGCACTGCCCCGATGTTCGATACCAATCAGCTCCATGCGGCGGTGGTTGAACTGGTGACACTTGATGATGCATCGATCAAATATTCCACCGTTCAGAACTGGTACGCCGGTGACGAGAACGGCGTTGGCGGTATCTACAACTTTGTGACCAAACGCGGTCAGTGTCGTGGCGCACGCAGTCGCATCAGCTGGACTCAGGTGGAGACCGGTTCAGCGATTACTTGGAAGTATCCCAGTTGTTTGCTGCAGGGGGCAGATTCTGTTGGTGAATTTTATTCAGTAGCGCTCACCAATAACAAACAGCAGGCTGATACCGGCACAAAAATGGTGCATATCGGTGCACGGACCCGTTCCACCATCGTCAGCAAAGGGATCAGTGCCGGCAATTCCAGTAATAGTTACCGCGGACTGGTGCAGATCGGACCTGCGGCAAAAGGTGCGCGCAATTACAGCCAGTGCGATTCGATGTTGATCGGAGATCAAGCTGCAGCCAACACCTACCCCTATATCCGCTCTCAGCAGCCTGAATCTGCGGTGGAGCATGAGGCCAGCACCTGCCGAATCTCAGAAGATCAGCTCTTCTATTTGCAGAGCCGCGGCATCGGGTTCGAGGAGGCCGTCTCGATGATGGTCAGTGGTTTCTGCCGTGATGTGTTCAACCAGCTGCCGATGGAGTTTGCCGCCGAAGCCGACAAACTTCTGGCCCTGAAGCTTGAAGGGTCTGTGGGTTGA